The following are encoded in a window of Gopherus flavomarginatus isolate rGopFla2 chromosome 10, rGopFla2.mat.asm, whole genome shotgun sequence genomic DNA:
- the RALB gene encoding ras-related protein Ral-B isoform X1 → MAANKNKNQSSMALHKVIMVGSGGVGKSALTLQFMYDEFVEDYEPTKADSYRKKVVLDGDEFQIDILDTAGQEDYAAIRDNYFRSGEGFLLVFSITEYESFTATAELREQILRVKAEEDKIPLLVVGNKSDLEERRQVPVEEARSKAEEWGVQYVETSAKTRANVDKVFFDLMREIRAKKMSENKDKNGKKSGKNKKSFKERCCLL, encoded by the exons ATGGCTGCCAACAAGAACAAGAACCAGAGTTCTATGGCCCTGCACAAAGTAATCATGGTTGGCAGTGGAGGTGTGGGCAAATCAGCACTTACACTTCAGTTCATGTATGATGAG TTTGTAGAAGACTATGAACCTACGAAGGCTGACAGTTATAGAAAGAAAGTAGTTCTGGATGGGGATGAATTCCAGATAGACATTTTGGATACAGCGGGACAGGAGGATTATGCAGCTATTCGAGACAACTACTTCCGCAGTGGGGAGGGGTTTCTCCTTGTCTTCTCAATAACCGAATACGAATCCTTTACAGCAACAGCAGAGTTAAG GGAACAGATTCTGCGTGTGAAGGCTGAAGAAGACAAAATCCCTTTGCTTGTGGTGGGAAATAAATCTGACCTGGAAGAGCGGAGGCAGGTGCCTGTAGAGGAAGCCAGAAGTAAAGCAGAGGAGTGGGGTGTGCAGTATGTAGAAACTTCTGCCAAAACTAGAGCAAATGTAGATAAG GTATTCTTTGATCTAATGAGGGAAATCAGAGCAAAGAAAAtgtcagaaaacaaagacaagaaTGGGAAGAAAAGTGGCAAGAACAagaaaagttttaaagaaagatgTTGTTTACTGTGA
- the RALB gene encoding ras-related protein Ral-B isoform X2: MAANKNKNQSSMALHKVIMVGSGGVGKSALTLQFMYDEFVEDYEPTKADSYRKKVVLDGDEFQIDILDTAGQEDYAAIRDNYFRSGEGFLLVFSITEYESFTATAELREQILRVKAEEDKIPLLVVGNKSDLEERRQVPVEEARSKAEEWGVQYVETSAKTRANVDKAAE; the protein is encoded by the exons ATGGCTGCCAACAAGAACAAGAACCAGAGTTCTATGGCCCTGCACAAAGTAATCATGGTTGGCAGTGGAGGTGTGGGCAAATCAGCACTTACACTTCAGTTCATGTATGATGAG TTTGTAGAAGACTATGAACCTACGAAGGCTGACAGTTATAGAAAGAAAGTAGTTCTGGATGGGGATGAATTCCAGATAGACATTTTGGATACAGCGGGACAGGAGGATTATGCAGCTATTCGAGACAACTACTTCCGCAGTGGGGAGGGGTTTCTCCTTGTCTTCTCAATAACCGAATACGAATCCTTTACAGCAACAGCAGAGTTAAG GGAACAGATTCTGCGTGTGAAGGCTGAAGAAGACAAAATCCCTTTGCTTGTGGTGGGAAATAAATCTGACCTGGAAGAGCGGAGGCAGGTGCCTGTAGAGGAAGCCAGAAGTAAAGCAGAGGAGTGGGGTGTGCAGTATGTAGAAACTTCTGCCAAAACTAGAGCAAATGTAGATAAG GCTGCCGAATGA